The following nucleotide sequence is from Diorhabda sublineata isolate icDioSubl1.1 chromosome 11, icDioSubl1.1, whole genome shotgun sequence.
AGAAGAACAACCACAGGAAGAACCAACAGAGGAAGCACCACCGCCCGTTGAAGAAGTTCCACCTCCCAAAGTCGGTCAAGATCCAATGAATACGGAATTTCTGTATTACAGCGCAGCTTTGAGAGTTCTAGGACCAACATTAACCCACGAAAAagatagaaaattgattatacCGTGGgtgaagaaattatttagacCAGAATATCATAGCtctaaattgaaagaaaaaagaaacagatATCTAGCTTATTTGTGTTGTTCTCTACTTCTGGATCAGGCTATCGGTCCATTTGGCTCGATTCCTCCGGAGGGTGCTTTATTAAACTGCAACCAACTCGAAGAATTGAAAGTAGCCCAAGCCGAATGGGAGACAGATAACATGTGGCAAGATTCGTTATCGGGATTACCGGATGATTTTCAAATGCTGGAATGCAGTGTACATGCTACTCCTCAAGAATGTAAAGATGATCATGCATTGGATAAGATATTAGATCAGGagtttcagttttatttgtatatatctcGACCTTACGCTTATTTGATAAGAAATGGAAGCGATCGCACTCGAGTAGCTGCTTGGTTACAAATGTTATGTTCAATACATGGAAACGACTGCTGTTCCAGCATGAAAGCTATCAGAAATGACTACATGATGGCTTTTCTGGGTTATCTACAAGACTTGAGATCAGTAGGACCATTCGCTGATTTGCCCAGCTGGAAAACTCTACCGCCTTTAGCTGAAGCAGCGAAAGCCGCAGCAGAAAATAAACCCATAACTGATCCTACCGGTGCTGAAGCTAATGAGTTTCTGATGAACCAGCCAGTTCCTGAAGATGGCGCGTTTTGTTATATTGCCCTGACAGGAGATTTGGTAACTAGTAATTTATTACCCGGTTAAACGTTTAgttaaacaacaaaattcaaaacttgTACTCCatgtatataatgaaaattttgaaataaaatcacGTTTGTGTATATGTTATACGAAaccttgtataaaattttagtgGTTCCGATATGATCgacacatttatttattaatataataaaatatttacaagaatTTACAGTTTTCCCAGATAATTTTCCTCACTAGTTACACATTTTCACCACATCTTTGGAAGCTATTGGATGCCGGTATCGAAGAATTCCTTGGGCTACTCGTTGGTGTTACTTCTTGATCTTTGAGGGCTTCTTTCAGTAGTTCAAACATGTGGTAGTCGCAGGGTGATGAGTCCGGACTGTCGGGGATATGTTCTAGGATCTTCCACCTCAGTTCTTATATTCTATCAAGCGTGAGACGCGCTGTATGAGAACAGGCGTTATCTTGGAGAAGAATCCACCTTCACGCTGGAATGCTTCTCCATTTCAAGCGATAAGAGGGTTTCACAGGTGTTTTGAGAAAGTTAGAGCAGTATGCAGCTTTTATGGAACGTTCTGTACGCACCAAGTCAACGTTCAGCGGTCCCCGTCGGTCCCAGAATTCAGTCTTAGCCGCGATCCTGGTTGTCATCGATTTGACTAACGCCCATTTCTTCATATTCCTCATCTCTTTAGACGACACCTTGATTTCGGGAGCCCCCCTCCGCCTCGTATATATAGGGTTGGtgattctttacaaaaaaaggTTGATTTTCGAATCGTAATCTGatgaatcgattaaaaaaaatcgaggTCTAAAAGATCGATTTCTaaaaattcgatgtttttttaagattatatttaccatgtaaatataaattaaatttatggtaaacaagaaaaataccATAATAAACAATCTCTGGGATCTCTTATCAGTAAAAACAGGAATTTTATAGTTCAGGGAATTCGATATtaacaattgtttttatttccatatcAAAGTATCAGAGCAATATAGACGaagacatttattttttcaatgtatttgtTACATTAAAAAGTTAAGGAAAAAGATAATATAACTTATAGTATCCAATGCTcaatatttaaactttttaaaaacaacatcCTGCAAGTCTACTGGGATCCCAGCGTATTAATCACTTGCCGACATGGTGAAAAAAGACAACAGATGATCTCtcgagtttttttttgttcttgcCAGTGAAGAATACAAGGAAACTAAGCACAAAGCCATCTTGCGAGATTTTGAGTAATTAAACCAATAACCGACAACATCGTAATCTTACTAAAACATACAgctaattgtaaataattttatggttttcaaaaaaaatgtcgattttcaaAGGTGTAATATCGATAAATTGAATCGATTCAATACAACATATCGATTtaataaatcgatttatttgGTGCGATGAATCGATTTCAGATCAGTTCAGAACAGTTTACGAACCCATCAAGCcgttatttttctataaagttCTTGAGCGCATAAAACATGAAATTCATAGTCAGCTCAGTCAGGTAAATTATCAGTTTCCAAAAGGTCGTGATAGTGACCGTCCCTCATCACTGATGACCTTGTTGAATTTTTATGACAGCACGTGATGGAGAACTGTCGTTTCACGAGTACGAGATTGAGCAGCCATTTTTCTCAGATATCGTAATTCTTGTAGCTTGAACTTATCTGTCTGACGTTAGTTCCATTCACATGCGTCAGAGGGATAAAAATGTCTCACATATattatgtaatacttctatatgtaCAGTTTTTGTAattggaagctgttccgactgaGGAAaacagaatggcaacgatttctctaacCTCCGatgttccagctcggttctgcgcattctcaagcatgcgcaatatagataaagtgtctcgaacgagagagaaaatgaatattgtctgCACCGTAACGTAGTGGCGTTTTTTCctataccaactgtccatataggagtattacatatatgatgTCTCAGTTCTGATGGTGGCTATGTTGAAACATGGCTAAAACTTTGCTATACTTGTTGCCGATGAATATGGTCCTTAATTTCTGGGTGTGCCCCGTATATTCGTtgtatagtaaaataaaattttatgccATTTTATGGTGAATGGTGAGTATTATCTCCACTTTCCAGTACAATATATTAAATCTAACCGAAACTATCACTTACTACACTAAAATATGAATcaatcattgaaatatttttagcaCCTTCTACTGCTTTATCCATTTTTTGTCacttaaatgatttattaacaCAAGTGTTCCAACTTCTCATTGTTTACAAGTAATCAACATATTTGCTACATATCTCTTACATAACAAACATTGCTTCAtcataatatttcttattatgtccctatattaaaaatatgtttaaaataaataataaatacccaCAGTAGACAAAGCAAATTTAcaagaatttcaaatttctatagCAACAATAAACATTGTACAAATCGTTCAAAGTACAACGAACATTTCTTGTAAGAAAACAATGTATATCAAGAGAATTATGAAACGTTCGGCGATTAAATAGCCATTATCGTTATTCATTGGGGACAGAAAATGCAAACAcgtgaacatttttttaaatgcgtGATTGAAGTGTCTAAAAATATACAGTATCTATATCAAAAAccgtttttagttatttattcataatatcatataaagagaaattaaaacaaacacaTTTTCTGTgcttatattaaattaaaaagaatgtaATTCCAAAATATCCTTGACTCGTCTTTTCAATAGAATAACTACTGAAAGagacataaaataataataagagaTTTTATTTAGTTGCATAAGTAGAAATATTGATATCACAAAGACATACTGAATActccaacactcacaattacactggcGGATGcgcagtctctgaagacgataacttggttatcgaaacgcgcgtcggtCACTGtcattgtgagtgttgatgaaGTGGTGGAATAAACAGtgtataaaaatacataaaagataaaaatggtCTAGATTTGAATCTCAAATTCGTCTTTATACCTTTTAAAAATCCTTGACTCtccttcaattttattatagaatatcGACCGggagaaaaagaaaacaaaatttcatttagttGTGTTGTGATATTAGACCATAATATTCAAacagtaaatatatttaatttaataatagatgagaaaataaatataaaagtataaatttctgtatttttttttctaatactaTAACtcatttttagattttctagaatttagtttgattttttgttaaatcagcTAAATCTTTTATAAATCTAAACAATAATACTCTGTATTTAAAAAGAGAGAGAAtaatcatatatgtaatactcctatatggataGTTGGTATTGGAAAAACGTCCCTATATTACGATTCCGACGATAtacattttctctctcgttctagatactttatctatactgcgcatgcttgagtatgcgcagaaccgagctggaacctcggaggatagagaaatcgttgccattctgttTTCCTCAGTCGGAACAACTTCCAATTACAAAAACTGTACATacagaagtattacatatatgagaTCATCTAATATATTACAACTACTTATTCTCATTAATAATTTGGTCACTAAAGCTTGGcttatgcagccaaaattacaactaaaatttctcggtggtaattttttttatttatgcagtaaattaaggataattatgaattactGGTAATCCAATAGAAATTTCCTGTATGGTTAGgttaatacaatacaataatacCACCAATACAGATTGACCTGACGCATAAGAATTAAAGTAAGAAGTTAAAATTTGTCGAACTCTtaagtttaatttaaatttcaagttacTGTTCATTTTCTGCATAAACTTCAAGTAGCGTTTCAATGTATTTcaattagtaatttaatttattagtttattgtTTAATTTCCATTTATGGCAGCATAAACACTTCTTAATCGATACAAATATTTTACCAGATAATACTCTACCCACAGAATTTACCTCTAAGATGAGTATGGTATGTTTTGTGACTCTTTATAGAAAGAGCCTCTAGTATTTGGAAGAGAAACTAATAGATGTCATGGAAGATTGACATGGAACCTTgaaatatagaataataatGTGATCTATGACAATAATGCAGTCGCCAGCTGCTCATAATAAACGATGGAGTTGAGATACATTTTTAATGGAATTCGCAGGCGAAGTGTAAACACACTACATTTGCTTGGGATACGAGAAACAATGTTAGCATTTCTAACGCAGTTCGTGCTGTGCATAACACATACGTACTAGTCGAATTGTCATATTTCGCTTTTTGCGTTAGAAATGTACCCTTAGGTGACATGATGTTTTTAAATAGtctagtaaataaaatttaaaatgtcaaGGTCGTTAGgaagtggaaaaaaaattcaattctgaTTGAATATAACGTTTAATGTACTTAATATGGTTAACAATGTAGttttttatacagttttctGTACTTGTGACTTGAAAATgcttaaatttttataacttgGAAATTTAAATCGCACTATTGTACAAAACTTATTTACTTACGTTGTTGTTTCctaaacatttcaaattattagtAGATTTATTATTAGCACAAAATGAACGACAAGCAACCGCATAAAACCAAACCGTAAGAGTCATATAATACAATTATatgatttttacatttttatatttaccgCTATAAAAACAAGGCTCTTGAGAACCGTCAATTATAtgtcaaaattatgaaaataatttatctatgaATCGTACTGTCAACTGTGACGACTGAGAACTGTTGTAGTAAAGTAAAGATTGTAtggtataataataaaaatattgcgtCTGATATTATGGCTGCAGCTTTAGGCCGAATCACGAATTTAACAAAAACCCAAGTTGGTAAGTTTATTCGTATATATTCAAACCTTTCAAACTCATACTCGACATGTCTGTTTTCGTTATATAATTCAGTAATTTCTGTTGGTTTAGGTCAGTATATTCCAGCAATATGCAATAACCAAATAGTATTTTACTCAGCACCTCCAGCGGGTACTCCTCCTCCGCAAACTAAAACTAAATTTGGACCCCTTGCTGATGAGGATAGAATTTTCACTAATCTTTATGGAAGGCATGATTGGAGACTAAAAGGGTCGATGAAAAGGGGTGATTGGTATAAAACCAAAGAGATTCTACTTAAAGGAGCAGACTGGATAATAAGTATGCAAATCAGCAagcaatatttcacaatattgcAAATTTAATAACCTATcgaataaaagtgaaatataattatttaatacttgattataataaaaaaaatttgtagatgAAGTTAAAGTTTCTGGTCTTAGAGGTCGAGGAGGAGCTGGTTTTCCATCAGGTATGAAATGGTCATTCATGAATAAACCAGGGGATGGTAGGCCTAAGTACCTTGTAGTCAATGCTGATGAAGGAGAACCAGGTACTTGCAAAGATAGAGAAATCATGAGGCATGACCCTCATAAACTTGTGGAAGGATGTTTGATAGCTGGAAGAGCTATGGGAGCTAAAGCAGCCTATATTTATATTAGAGGAGAATTTTATAATGAAGCATCCAATATGCAAGTAGCAATTGCAGAAGTTAGTGCAACTTCATAAAATATGATCTTCAATAGTTGTAATaacaaaaatcttaaaaattttcagGCTTATCAAGCAGGATTCTTGGGTAAAAATGCTTGTGGTTCAGGTTATGATTTTGATGTATTCATGCATAGAGGTGCAGGTGCATACATATGTGGAGAAGAAACTGCTTTAATTGAATCTATTGAAGGTAAACAAGGAAAGCCACGATTGAAGCCCCCATTCCCAGCAGATGTTGGTGTGTTTGGATGTCCTACAACAGTTACAAATGTGGAGACTGTTGCTGTTTCACCTGTAAGTAATTCCAATTTTGTTACTGTGAAATTAATTTACTAGAATTTTAGATTCTTGTAAACtgtataatataaattcaaaacttaaCTGTAAATTTTAAGAGATTACTTGTAGATAATGTAATTATATGCCCTACTTTGAATAGGACAGTCCTGCTTACAGTCTGACTCTTCCCTAAACcactaagaaaaaattgttcctattttgcaaaaaaacgaatttatatGGTTAGTTTGGCGAGGGATCATCATCACCAGTGACTTTCTCTATCCTCAAATGCCTTCCTTTCCAGTCTCTTCTAAGGACCATCTAGTTTGCTGCACCAATCTTTGTAGCATCTTCAGAGACTTTATCTCTCCATCTTAGCCTTGGTCTCCCTCCGCCTCAACTGCCCCTTGGTATGGCATTAAAGTTCTTTTTGGTGCTACATGCCCATCTTGATTGTTGTTATCATGTAAAGCTCAAAGTTTTATCTATGTCTCCAGAAGTTATTTTCTTGGACAGCCGTACAATTTTTTCTCAGTATCATTCTATTGAATAGTAGTTGATAGTAACTTTTCATCAGTTTCTGTTAGGGTCCAGATTTCTGAGCCATTCATTAAAACTGGTACAATTAAGGTCTTATAGATTCAATCTTTAAACTTCTTGAGAGACTCATGTTTTGGCAAAGTATAAGGATATTTTTATGCAGGTTTCATGAAATGGCTCTAATATAGGAAAAAGGAAGTTTGGTTGGTGAATAGTTTCACCAGGTTACTAATGGAAAAATGTAGAATAACTGCAACAATAACTATTCAagaatttattctaaaaatgtattaattcaGTACAGAAGAGTTTTTAAATGGACAAAATTAACTTTGAGCTTATGTAGGCAAAGGTAAAGGATGTAATGGATTTGATAATCACTTAAagctaaaaaatcaaattttctgatAAGTTTATTTCCCATTTCTAAGTTTGTGtaagataaaaaaatcattgaattaCAGAACACAATTAAATAGTACAGTTTTAGTTATTCTTAACAGGTCTTCTGTTCTTTAGTTGTTTGCTCTCTTTAACCTAACTATGTAAAGGAAAATGGTCTTgaatttcatatacatttattttttcaattccagaCAATTTGTAGAAGAGGTGGTGCATGGTTTGCTTCTTTTGGTAGAACCCGTAATTCTGgcacaaaattatttaatatatctGGTCATGTTAACCGTCCATGTAcagtagaagaagaaatgaGTATACCTTTAAAAGAACTTATCGAATTACATGCTGGAGGTGTTACCGGAGGTTGGGACAATCTTTTGGCTATTATTCCTGGCGGATCATCAACTCctttaataccaaaaaagtaagttatcaaatattgagaaaatatatcTATGGATTCCTTTGACTACCAGTTAATGTATAGACAAAATACTCATCAAGTATCTAGGGGGTCTAATTTCTAATAACATAATCCAGTTGTATAATTGTGTTCCTAAAATGTGTGGAAGAATAGTAGTTGTAGTTTCCTTATAGTTTTTTCTAGAAATGTCTCTTCTGATGATTTATGAGTAAAcctattttccattattttaggGTTTGTGAAGATGTATTGATGGACTTTGATGGTTTGGTTGCTGCTCAAACCAGTTTGGGAACAGCTGCGATTATAGTCATGAATAAACAAACAGATATAGTTAAGGCAATTGCTAGGCTTATTATGTTTTACAAACATGAGTCATGTGGACAATGCACACCATGTAGAGAAGGTAAACagcaataatatattatataatcttgttttaaaaacttcttcactcagatatatttttatataataaatgaatagataTTCTTGATTAATTAGATTCACGTTTACTTAGATTATGATGACGTAGATTCAACTGTGTTCATCATATTGCCTCTTCGGATGAAAACTGTATAATCTCAAAGTATATAAGATGGTATTTTCAAAAGTCCTCAGTAGATATTTAATGCCAGTGCACTTCCAGTGGCGATTTATGGAACTATCTTTCTTTGTCACTATTCTAGAGAAAATGTGTGCGATTCTGAGCAATTCTGTATTAATTTTCGACATCTGAAAAGGCGATATGCCACTGGATGATTCTAAGCTTAGTTTAGTTATAATCAATATGGCAATATTAGTTAGTATGGGCAACATCGACCTAGATTGGTCCATTGTGTTAccctttatttttcacaatttggaAACTGAATTATTTAACTAACCACCTTCCTatcttttttccttttatatctTCTTTCTAAGCATTTcgaatctaaaataaaattgtttattttttctaggTAGAACACCAGTAGAGCAGATAGTAGATTGTCTCTTTGTGATAGTTGTACATTATCACTTGTAATTTCTGGAGTCTGGGGTCAAAAGGTCCGGTGATCACTCCAATGATCTTCTGAGTTGAATATTATCTTTTCTGTTTCCTCTTCTTTCATCTTTGGACAAATCACTCTAGATATTGTGCGATCTCTTTTGTCTGACCATAAATCttgatgttaggttaggttactaTCTCTTTGGCACCATCTTTTCTACTTGCACTTTGTGAAAGTCTATCTGCTCCACTATGTGAAACTATATGTAATGAACAGCATGGTTTTTATCCTGGTAGATCTACGGTCTCGAATTTAATGTGCTTAAATCAGTTTAAGACAGCACAATTGGATAGCGGTGGTCAGGTTGATGTCATCTATAaagatttttccaaagtttttgaTCACTTGTATGATTGTATTCCTCTGATCAAGGTATCCAACATTGGTTTAACTGATACATTTACCAACTTTCTTTAGGTCATACCTAACGGATAGAAAACTTACTTACCATGATTTTAACTccatagaaacaaaaaatttttaccatTCTTTAACTTTCTCTTTATTTGTATTTGGAAGAGTAATCAGAATTCTAGAACTGCttactttttttcgtatttttgtgtgtatattttttacaattcatctAAATGTACCATTGTTTATTTGTACTTTACAATTTACAACattaattgttcaattttttaattcttatgTATGTATTTTCCACCTTTTAATTGGCCTTAGGGCTGTAGAgtggtgtaaataaataaataaatagaatgttTGTTCAcgacaacttttttatttattctaggTGTAAATTGGATGAACAAAATGATCTATAGATTCGTTGATGGCAACGCCAAACCCGAAGAAATCGATATGTTATGGGAAATTAGTAAACAAGTTGAGGGCCATTCGATTTGTGCTCTCGCAGATGGTGCTGCATGGCCAGTACAAGGTCTTATAAGACATTTTAGACCAGAATTAGAAGAAAGAATGAGGAAATTCCACGATAAGAAAAGAGCTGCAGTTAGTTCATAATTACATAggatacaaaaacaattttttcctgGATTTTCAAAACTTGCAAATATCGAAGAAATATATCTACTACAGAGCTTTGTATATATGTCAATTTTATGTTAAGTAAAGTGGAGGTTCACAAGTTATTATTTGTACATcgataattttaatatgaagGAACATTAAAGACATACGATCCACtggtatattgaaatataaatgcAGTTTTATCAACTGTTGAATATTTACCTGTCTTATTTCAAActtgaatttaaattaattttcaaaagttgaaaCTTCTTAATacaattttagaatttgttgaaattgatTTCTAATATGAGTTATGGGGAAAATggcaaaaaaagtgaaaataagtCTTTATTACACatggaaattacaaaaaatttgtctAAAACAGAAAATGATAACATACATTGTTTGTAAAACTTATATATATACACCATGGTGCATATTTACAAGACTTCTGTGATTCCGAACAATACTTTTCTACTCCTGTATCTAAAACATGATTACACACTTATAAATATGAAAGGCTGCTGTCTCACTAATCTTTATCAACAGAAAAGCTAACACAGTAAGGTTGTTATAAAACGTGGACATGAATTCCTATGTCtacataatcaaaataatttttttattaaaaggtcagaatat
It contains:
- the LOC130450433 gene encoding uncharacterized protein LOC130450433 — protein: MAEEEAAEEQPQEEPTEEAPPPVEEVPPPKVGQDPMNTEFLYYSAALRVLGPTLTHEKDRKLIIPWVKKLFRPEYHSSKLKEKRNRYLAYLCCSLLLDQAIGPFGSIPPEGALLNCNQLEELKVAQAEWETDNMWQDSLSGLPDDFQMLECSVHATPQECKDDHALDKILDQEFQFYLYISRPYAYLIRNGSDRTRVAAWLQMLCSIHGNDCCSSMKAIRNDYMMAFLGYLQDLRSVGPFADLPSWKTLPPLAEAAKAAAENKPITDPTGAEANEFLMNQPVPEDGAFCYIALTGDLVTSNLLPG
- the LOC130450067 gene encoding NADH dehydrogenase [ubiquinone] flavoprotein 1, mitochondrial, which gives rise to MAAALGRITNLTKTQVGQYIPAICNNQIVFYSAPPAGTPPPQTKTKFGPLADEDRIFTNLYGRHDWRLKGSMKRGDWYKTKEILLKGADWIINEVKVSGLRGRGGAGFPSGMKWSFMNKPGDGRPKYLVVNADEGEPGTCKDREIMRHDPHKLVEGCLIAGRAMGAKAAYIYIRGEFYNEASNMQVAIAEAYQAGFLGKNACGSGYDFDVFMHRGAGAYICGEETALIESIEGKQGKPRLKPPFPADVGVFGCPTTVTNVETVAVSPTICRRGGAWFASFGRTRNSGTKLFNISGHVNRPCTVEEEMSIPLKELIELHAGGVTGGWDNLLAIIPGGSSTPLIPKKVCEDVLMDFDGLVAAQTSLGTAAIIVMNKQTDIVKAIARLIMFYKHESCGQCTPCREGVNWMNKMIYRFVDGNAKPEEIDMLWEISKQVEGHSICALADGAAWPVQGLIRHFRPELEERMRKFHDKKRAAVSS